The Bacillota bacterium genome has a segment encoding these proteins:
- a CDS encoding L-erythro-3,5-diaminohexanoate dehydrogenase — protein sequence MKGCKYGTHRVVEPKGVLPQAAWRIDNTMEPYDNEILVDVDTLNVDAASFTQIKQQAGGDEREIARIMLEIVKERGKHHNPVTGSGGMFTGTVREIGSELVEKVRLSPGDRIASLVSLSLTPLVIEEILDVRKDADQVSIRGQAILFESGIWAKLPCDMPSSLALAVLDVAGAPAQTAKLVKPGDTVLVIGAGGKSGLLCLHEAKKRAGVTGRVLGLAHSRSSLDRVIESGLADHAFSADATRPLEVLERVSELTCGRLADITINCVNVPGTEMASIMATRDKGVVYFFSMATSFTAAALGAEGIGKDVTMIIGNGYTEGHADIALATLRENPRLMEMFLRRWAAA from the coding sequence GTGAAAGGGTGCAAGTACGGAACGCATCGCGTCGTGGAGCCTAAGGGAGTGCTGCCTCAGGCTGCCTGGAGGATCGACAACACCATGGAGCCCTATGACAACGAGATCCTGGTCGACGTCGATACGCTGAACGTGGACGCGGCCAGCTTTACTCAGATCAAACAACAGGCCGGAGGCGACGAACGCGAGATCGCGCGGATCATGCTCGAGATAGTGAAAGAGCGGGGTAAGCACCACAACCCCGTCACGGGGTCCGGAGGCATGTTCACAGGCACGGTCCGGGAGATCGGGTCTGAGCTCGTCGAAAAGGTGAGGCTCAGTCCCGGAGACAGGATAGCCAGCCTGGTCTCGCTCTCCCTCACGCCCCTTGTCATCGAGGAGATCCTCGACGTACGGAAGGACGCTGACCAGGTCAGTATAAGAGGCCAGGCCATCCTCTTCGAGAGCGGCATTTGGGCAAAGCTGCCCTGCGACATGCCGTCTTCGCTCGCGCTGGCCGTGCTCGACGTTGCGGGTGCCCCGGCTCAGACAGCGAAGCTCGTGAAACCCGGGGACACTGTGCTGGTCATAGGGGCGGGTGGGAAGTCCGGGCTCTTGTGCCTTCACGAAGCGAAGAAAAGGGCTGGAGTGACGGGGAGGGTCCTGGGGCTTGCGCATAGTCGCTCCAGCCTCGACAGGGTCATCGAGTCCGGCCTCGCCGATCACGCGTTCTCAGCTGACGCCACGCGGCCCCTCGAGGTACTGGAGAGAGTGAGCGAGCTAACATGCGGAAGGCTCGCCGATATCACGATAAACTGCGTGAACGTCCCGGGCACTGAGATGGCGTCTATCATGGCCACGCGCGACAAGGGAGTAGTGTACTTCTTCAGCATGGCGACGAGCTTCACCGCGGCCGCGCTGGGGGCCGAGGGCATAGGCAAGGACGTCACGATGATCATCGGAAACGGCTACACGGAGGGCCACGCGGACATCGCCCTCGCGACGCTACGGGAGAATCCTCGGCTAATGGAGATGTTCTTGAGAAGATGGGCGGCTGCCTGA